In Choloepus didactylus isolate mChoDid1 chromosome X, mChoDid1.pri, whole genome shotgun sequence, a genomic segment contains:
- the LOC119523557 gene encoding 60S ribosomal protein L36a-like, producing the protein MVNIPKTCQTFCKKCSKHQPQKVTQYKKGKDCLYAQGKQCYGRKQSGYGGQTKPVFQKKAKTTKKFVPRLECVEPNCRSKRMLAIK; encoded by the coding sequence ATGGTGAACATTCCTAAAACCTGCCAGACCTTCTGTAAGAAGTGCAGCAAGCACCAGCCCCAGAAAGTGACACAGTACAAGAAGGGCAAGGATTGTCTATATGCTCAGGGAAAGCAGTGTTATGGCAGGAAGCAGAGTGGCTATGGTGGGCAGACTAAGCCAGTTTTCCAGAAGAAGGCTAAAACTACAAAGAAGTTTGTGCCGAGGCTTGAATGTGTTGAGCCTAACTGCAGATCTAAGAGAATGTTGGCTATTAAGTGA